One genomic segment of Rubeoparvulum massiliense includes these proteins:
- a CDS encoding ABC transporter permease, translating into MSINMKGITQRITRMGPLVGLLIMVLILSILSPTFLTTGNLLNVLRQVTINALIAFGMTFVILTGGIDLSVGSILALSGALTAGIMKLSGLDPILAVLFGLIAGTLMGMVNGFFITKGKVTPFIATLATMTIFRGLTMVYTSGRPISGLGSDWFRTIGAGYLFHIPLPVIWMTLMFIILYLVLKKTTFGRYVYAVGGNEEATRLAGIKVAKVKVAVYALSGFLAALAGIILTSRLDSAQPNAGLTYELDAIAAVVVGGTSLAGGRGWIIGTMIGVLIIGVLNNGLNQLDVTSYYQQVVKGLVILVAVLLDRRKSV; encoded by the coding sequence ATGAGTATAAACATGAAGGGGATCACTCAGAGAATTACGCGGATGGGTCCATTAGTTGGCTTATTGATTATGGTCCTTATTCTATCCATTTTAAGTCCAACCTTTTTGACTACGGGTAATTTACTCAATGTTCTTCGGCAGGTAACCATCAATGCACTCATCGCTTTTGGAATGACGTTTGTCATTCTTACTGGAGGAATTGATCTCTCCGTAGGCTCGATTCTTGCACTATCCGGTGCTTTGACCGCAGGAATAATGAAGTTAAGTGGTTTAGATCCCATTCTTGCAGTGTTGTTTGGATTAATTGCTGGTACGTTGATGGGAATGGTGAATGGATTCTTTATCACCAAAGGGAAGGTGACACCATTTATTGCAACACTGGCTACCATGACCATCTTCCGGGGTTTAACCATGGTATATACTAGCGGACGTCCAATTTCTGGGCTTGGTAGTGATTGGTTTCGAACCATCGGTGCAGGTTATCTTTTTCACATTCCACTTCCTGTTATCTGGATGACGCTGATGTTTATCATTCTCTATCTTGTTTTGAAAAAAACCACCTTTGGTCGTTATGTGTATGCGGTAGGTGGTAATGAAGAGGCGACAAGGCTGGCTGGAATTAAGGTAGCCAAGGTCAAGGTTGCAGTCTATGCATTATCAGGCTTTCTTGCAGCTTTAGCTGGAATTATCTTAACCTCAAGACTGGATTCTGCACAGCCCAATGCTGGGTTGACCTATGAACTAGATGCTATTGCTGCTGTTGTAGTAGGTGGAACTAGTCTTGCAGGTGGTCGTGGCTGGATTATTGGCACCATGATTGGTGTATTAATCATTGGTGTTCTCAATAATGGTTTGAATCAGTTAGATGTCACATCCTACTATCAGCAAGTGGTAAAGGGTCTTGTGATCCTTGTGGCTGTACTGCTTGACCGTCGTAAAAGTGTGTAA
- a CDS encoding sugar ABC transporter ATP-binding protein: protein MSALLEMNGIDKSFSGVSILRDVHFDLRQGEVHALMGENGAGKSTLMKILGGIYRKDHGTIVLDGVEREFLTPDEAMKAGISIIHQELNMIPSLTVMENLFLGRELTMGKSGWLRKEQMRKRARESLNRLGLEIDPNLPAERLSVGQQQMVEIAKALSLDAKILIMDEPTASLTDREIERLFKIIEQLKQDGVGIIYISHRIEEIFQISDRITVLRDGQFIGCKETRAIDVAELVKMMVGRELGERFPKREATIGKEILKVEDLSSIKGIHGISFTLHEGEILGIAGLMGAGRTELVRAIFGADRSSGGTLYLDGNAIKITSPRDAIRHGIALVTEDRKMEGLVLPLSVRENLSLPNLGQLSRASFVMKSTEEAFITKMIKDLNIKAASPEQEVRSLSGGNQQKIVIGKWLGIMPRILILDEPTRGVDVGAKKEIYTIMNQLTQKGVSIIMVSSELPEVLGMSDRVLVMHEGHLTGLFSREEATQESIMLAATGGERA, encoded by the coding sequence ATGAGCGCCTTACTTGAGATGAATGGAATTGATAAGTCCTTTTCAGGTGTTTCTATTCTTCGTGATGTGCATTTTGATCTTCGTCAGGGAGAAGTCCATGCTTTGATGGGTGAAAATGGTGCGGGCAAGTCCACGTTGATGAAGATATTAGGCGGTATCTATCGTAAAGATCATGGAACAATTGTGTTAGATGGTGTTGAGCGAGAGTTTCTCACACCTGATGAAGCAATGAAGGCTGGGATCAGTATCATCCATCAGGAGTTGAATATGATCCCCTCCTTGACAGTGATGGAAAATCTCTTTCTCGGTCGCGAGCTAACCATGGGAAAAAGCGGCTGGCTCCGTAAGGAACAAATGAGAAAGAGAGCCCGTGAATCTTTAAACCGCTTAGGTCTGGAAATTGATCCGAATCTTCCAGCAGAACGGCTTTCTGTCGGCCAGCAACAAATGGTTGAAATTGCAAAGGCACTCTCTCTTGATGCGAAGATTTTAATCATGGACGAACCTACTGCATCTCTAACAGATCGGGAGATTGAACGATTATTTAAGATCATTGAGCAGTTAAAGCAAGATGGTGTTGGTATTATCTATATCTCCCATCGGATTGAAGAGATCTTTCAGATCAGTGATCGGATCACGGTTCTTCGTGATGGTCAATTTATTGGCTGTAAAGAGACCAGAGCAATCGATGTTGCTGAACTTGTAAAAATGATGGTAGGTCGCGAATTAGGAGAACGTTTTCCAAAACGTGAAGCAACCATCGGAAAAGAGATTCTCAAGGTAGAGGATCTAAGTAGTATCAAGGGGATTCATGGCATCTCATTTACATTACATGAAGGTGAAATTCTCGGAATCGCAGGGCTGATGGGAGCAGGAAGAACTGAATTGGTACGCGCGATTTTTGGTGCTGATCGTAGCTCAGGTGGCACGCTCTATCTCGATGGTAATGCGATTAAAATCACATCACCACGGGATGCCATTCGCCATGGAATCGCATTAGTCACCGAGGACCGGAAGATGGAAGGATTGGTTCTTCCCCTCTCTGTACGTGAAAATCTCTCCTTACCTAATCTTGGACAGCTTTCCCGCGCTAGTTTTGTGATGAAGAGTACAGAAGAAGCCTTTATTACCAAGATGATCAAGGATTTAAATATCAAAGCGGCAAGTCCTGAACAAGAGGTGCGCTCACTTAGTGGTGGTAACCAGCAAAAGATCGTCATTGGTAAATGGCTCGGTATCATGCCGCGAATTTTAATCCTAGACGAGCCTACTCGTGGCGTTGATGTGGGTGCTAAAAAAGAGATCTATACCATCATGAATCAGTTAACGCAAAAAGGTGTATCCATTATTATGGTTTCTTCAGAATTACCAGAAGTGTTGGGGATGAGTGACCGTGTACTCGTTATGCATGAAGGACATTTGACAGGTCTGTTTTCCCGTGAAGAGGCCACTCAGGAGTCGATTATGCTAGCTGCAACAGGAGGTGAACGAGCATGA
- the rbsD gene encoding D-ribose pyranase, whose translation MKKQGIINSEIAALVAQLGHKDMIVIGDSGLPVPAGVPKIDVAIRWGLPSFQDVLDSVLTEMEVEKIVLANEIMEKNHDQWQETIAKFTLTEIDYCSHEDFKELTKAAKAVIRTGEATPYSNIILVSGVCF comes from the coding sequence ATGAAGAAACAAGGGATTATCAATAGTGAGATCGCAGCACTCGTAGCACAATTGGGTCACAAGGATATGATTGTTATCGGTGATAGTGGTCTGCCTGTTCCAGCTGGTGTACCGAAAATTGATGTAGCCATTCGTTGGGGGCTCCCGAGCTTTCAAGATGTTCTTGATTCTGTATTGACAGAGATGGAAGTGGAAAAGATTGTATTAGCCAATGAAATTATGGAGAAGAATCATGACCAATGGCAAGAAACCATAGCAAAATTCACTTTAACTGAAATCGATTATTGTTCCCATGAGGATTTTAAAGAATTGACAAAAGCGGCGAAGGCTGTGATACGAACCGGAGAAGCAACTCCCTACTCCAATATTATATTAGTTTCGGGGGTCTGTTTCTAA
- the rbsK gene encoding ribokinase: MNQPVQVLVIGSLNMDLVTETERAPQVGETIMGSDFRQLPGGKGANQAVAAARLGAEVIMIGAVGNDDLGDHLIRTMAQEGIKTNAIRKVADRPSGIAQITLAQGDNRIIVVPGANLACTPEWVDQHQSLFQQADIVVLQLEVPLNTVIRAVELANQYDVPVVLNPAPAQALPAELYHQIAYLTPNETELAYLIRSLRVQDGLDQDVVIQEKEGFALLLEQKVPHLLMTVGAEGVFYASQANPQLQHHPAFPVAVVDTTGAGDAFNGAFAVAIAEGMSMEKSIRFASAAAALKVQKFGAQAGMPTRDQVEAFLEQHDE; the protein is encoded by the coding sequence ATGAATCAGCCAGTTCAAGTGTTAGTGATCGGTAGCTTAAATATGGACTTGGTAACAGAAACCGAACGAGCACCTCAAGTAGGTGAGACCATCATGGGGAGCGATTTTCGCCAATTACCAGGCGGTAAGGGAGCCAATCAAGCGGTTGCTGCAGCGCGTCTGGGTGCAGAAGTAATCATGATCGGTGCTGTGGGGAATGACGACCTCGGTGATCACTTAATCCGTACGATGGCGCAAGAAGGGATTAAGACCAATGCCATTCGTAAGGTAGCGGATCGACCATCTGGTATCGCCCAGATTACCCTTGCCCAAGGGGATAATCGCATCATTGTCGTTCCTGGTGCTAATCTTGCTTGCACCCCTGAATGGGTGGATCAGCATCAAAGCCTGTTTCAACAGGCGGATATTGTTGTATTGCAGCTTGAAGTTCCCCTTAACACCGTGATACGAGCTGTAGAACTGGCTAATCAATACGATGTACCTGTGGTGCTTAATCCTGCACCTGCCCAAGCGCTACCAGCTGAGCTTTATCATCAGATCGCATACCTTACACCTAATGAGACGGAGCTGGCTTATCTTATACGTTCATTAAGAGTTCAAGATGGACTTGATCAAGATGTTGTCATTCAAGAAAAGGAAGGCTTTGCTCTTCTGCTTGAACAGAAGGTTCCTCACCTATTGATGACTGTGGGAGCAGAGGGGGTATTTTACGCTTCTCAAGCAAACCCTCAGCTTCAGCATCATCCAGCCTTTCCTGTTGCAGTTGTGGATACAACTGGAGCAGGTGATGCGTTTAATGGTGCCTTTGCCGTTGCCATTGCTGAGGGGATGAGTATGGAGAAGAGTATTCGTTTTGCTTCTGCTGCTGCTGCATTGAAGGTGCAAAAATTTGGTGCACAGGCAGGGATGCCAACGCGTGATCAAGTAGAGGCCTTTTTAGAACAGCATGATGAATGA
- a CDS encoding LacI family DNA-binding transcriptional regulator, whose amino-acid sequence MATIRDVAQLAEVSVATVSRVMNNNGYVNNETRERVLRAIKELDYHPNVLARGLNKKRTKTLGLLLPDITNPFFPQLARAVEDVAQEFGYSLVLCNSDDQPEKELHYIKILEQKYIDGVLVVSSSFSREDLHERIPVVVFDRIGAEDIPAVCVKNRSGARLAVNHLFEIGCKRIGHLRGPFDASTADERYRGYIDAVQTQPWFSDNYVEVANFDMELAKTAVLRLLQRQPDIDGIFAGNDLMAVGALKALLHAGYRVPEDIALIGFDGIPLTETVVPEISTIVQPIYEMGELATRLLLQLIEQKPVLEQIYELDVQLLQRTSTRKK is encoded by the coding sequence TTGGCAACCATTCGTGATGTAGCACAGCTCGCTGAAGTATCGGTGGCCACAGTCTCACGTGTGATGAACAATAATGGATATGTAAATAATGAAACGCGGGAACGGGTTCTACGAGCCATTAAAGAGCTGGATTATCACCCCAATGTGCTTGCCCGAGGGCTTAATAAGAAGCGAACAAAAACATTGGGATTATTACTTCCCGATATCACCAATCCTTTCTTCCCTCAATTGGCACGTGCTGTTGAGGATGTAGCACAGGAATTTGGTTATAGTCTTGTCCTCTGTAATTCTGATGATCAACCTGAGAAAGAGCTGCATTATATCAAGATTTTGGAGCAAAAATATATCGATGGAGTTCTGGTTGTTTCCAGCTCCTTCTCACGGGAGGATCTCCATGAACGGATTCCAGTGGTTGTATTTGACCGGATTGGGGCTGAGGATATCCCCGCTGTCTGTGTTAAGAATCGTTCAGGTGCACGGCTTGCTGTGAATCATCTCTTCGAGATTGGCTGTAAACGAATCGGCCATCTCCGTGGTCCATTCGATGCGAGCACTGCTGATGAAAGGTATCGAGGTTATATAGATGCCGTCCAAACTCAGCCATGGTTTTCTGATAATTATGTGGAGGTTGCCAATTTCGACATGGAATTAGCGAAAACAGCTGTCCTCCGTTTATTGCAACGTCAGCCAGATATCGATGGAATCTTTGCAGGGAATGATCTTATGGCTGTTGGCGCTCTGAAAGCATTGCTTCATGCTGGGTATCGTGTGCCAGAGGATATTGCTCTCATCGGTTTTGATGGAATTCCTCTTACAGAGACAGTTGTACCTGAGATCTCTACCATTGTTCAGCCTATCTATGAGATGGGTGAGCTAGCAACGAGATTACTACTTCAGTTAATTGAGCAAAAACCTGTCCTAGAACAAATCTATGAACTGGATGTTCAACTATTACAACGAACTTCTACGAGGAAAAAATAA
- a CDS encoding MGDG synthase family glycosyltransferase codes for MEKKRILIFSEAFGAGHTKVATAIREEIQLLFPNWDVFVYEIGKELHPLRHHWFVNSYLKLLELSPHVWGRLYHWRQYRPLRPEVETLLHQVFYSKILSFLQKHQPDIVVCTHPFPSAAISYIKRQGIRVPLYTVITDYGVHGSWISSGVDRYYVPTWESFQKLLHLGVPSENILVSGLPVHPKFYIKQHKEEARCRLGLAQLPTLLMMGGGNGFGLSTKLLNTLLPFRHQLQVLIVTGKNRSLYKELAKHPLMQSPNCYLYGYVEQIETLMDASDFILTKPGGVTCTEAIIKGIPLLFYQPLPGQEEENMDYFVSKGYGIHVESPKHMAMIMRYVLENALFDQNQEDGIRFLTPLRLAATLA; via the coding sequence GTGGAAAAGAAACGTATTTTAATATTCTCTGAAGCTTTTGGTGCTGGTCATACCAAAGTAGCCACGGCCATCCGTGAAGAGATTCAACTACTTTTCCCTAATTGGGATGTGTTTGTCTACGAGATCGGAAAAGAGTTACATCCCCTTCGCCATCATTGGTTTGTTAATAGCTATCTGAAGCTTCTAGAGCTTTCCCCTCATGTTTGGGGAAGACTCTATCATTGGCGGCAATACCGCCCACTACGACCAGAGGTTGAAACATTATTACATCAAGTCTTTTATTCTAAAATTCTCTCATTTTTACAGAAACATCAACCTGATATTGTGGTATGCACCCATCCCTTTCCTAGCGCTGCAATTTCCTATATAAAGAGACAGGGTATTCGCGTACCCCTTTACACTGTAATTACTGACTATGGCGTCCATGGAAGCTGGATTAGCTCTGGCGTTGATCGCTATTACGTCCCCACTTGGGAATCATTTCAAAAGCTGCTTCACCTCGGCGTCCCGTCTGAAAATATTTTAGTAAGCGGCTTACCTGTACATCCGAAGTTTTATATCAAACAGCATAAAGAAGAAGCCCGATGCCGTTTAGGACTTGCACAGCTCCCTACACTCCTTATGATGGGTGGCGGTAACGGATTTGGATTATCTACGAAGCTTTTAAATACTCTCTTACCCTTCCGCCATCAGCTTCAGGTACTGATCGTGACTGGTAAGAATCGATCACTCTATAAGGAATTAGCTAAGCATCCCCTGATGCAATCACCCAATTGCTATCTCTATGGATATGTAGAGCAGATTGAAACCTTGATGGATGCATCCGACTTCATTCTTACCAAGCCAGGCGGTGTTACCTGTACAGAAGCCATCATTAAAGGAATCCCCCTACTCTTTTATCAACCTTTACCTGGACAAGAGGAAGAGAATATGGACTATTTTGTTTCCAAAGGGTATGGTATACATGTAGAGAGTCCGAAGCATATGGCAATGATAATGAGGTATGTACTTGAGAATGCCCTTTTTGATCAGAATCAGGAAGATGGAATTCGTTTTCTAACACCATTGCGTCTAGCAGCCACCTTAGCATAA
- a CDS encoding phosphatase PAP2 family protein, which yields MLQRLQQLDRKLFILINQKLQYQWGDRLFPLLTHLGSATFSIFFLLVSILFIQSPANRWAWDALIAVAVSHLFMRFIKWRVPRVRPYITLPGSRTFRNPLADCSFPSGHTTAAFAMAITAFLYAPITGWFLLPLATLVGVSRIYLGLHYPSDVLAGALNGAITAILIFYLFH from the coding sequence ATGTTGCAGCGATTACAGCAGCTGGATCGCAAGCTGTTTATTTTGATTAACCAAAAACTACAATATCAATGGGGTGATCGCCTTTTCCCACTGCTAACACATCTAGGAAGTGCTACCTTCTCCATCTTTTTTCTACTTGTCTCCATTCTTTTCATCCAATCGCCTGCTAATCGATGGGCATGGGATGCCTTAATTGCTGTGGCTGTGAGCCATCTCTTTATGCGTTTTATCAAATGGCGGGTGCCACGTGTACGACCCTATATTACATTGCCGGGCTCACGGACATTTCGTAATCCTCTAGCCGATTGCTCCTTCCCATCAGGTCATACCACAGCAGCTTTTGCCATGGCCATCACAGCTTTTTTATATGCACCCATAACAGGGTGGTTTCTCTTACCTCTCGCTACGCTTGTTGGAGTTTCCCGAATCTATCTCGGTTTACATTATCCAAGCGATGTGCTGGCTGGAGCACTCAATGGTGCTATCACAGCCATCCTTATCTTCTATCTTTTTCACTAG